The following coding sequences lie in one Actinomycetota bacterium genomic window:
- the ispF gene encoding 2-C-methyl-D-erythritol 2,4-cyclodiphosphate synthase, with the protein MADVRVGLGFDVHARARGRRLMLGGVLFDGEDGLAGHSDGDAICHAVADALLGAAGLGDIGEHFPDDDPSVEGIAGVELLGQVAAKVRGSGRTPLSTDVTVVASKPAIAPFRDEIRERLASAIGVATERVSVKATRPEGLGLSGDGVGCLAIAVVDAT; encoded by the coding sequence GTGGCTGACGTTCGCGTTGGGCTCGGCTTCGATGTACATGCCCGCGCGCGCGGGCGCCGGTTGATGCTTGGTGGGGTGCTGTTCGACGGCGAAGACGGACTGGCCGGTCACTCCGACGGTGACGCCATCTGTCACGCGGTCGCCGACGCACTCCTCGGCGCGGCTGGACTCGGCGACATCGGGGAGCACTTCCCCGACGACGATCCGAGCGTCGAAGGGATTGCCGGCGTCGAGCTGCTCGGGCAGGTCGCCGCCAAGGTTCGCGGATCGGGGAGGACACCGTTGTCGACCGACGTCACCGTCGTCGCCTCGAAGCCCGCCATCGCGCCGTTTCGCGACGAGATACGTGAGCGGCTCGCTTCCGCGATCGGCGTCGCCACGGAACGGGTGTCCGTCAAGGCGACGAGGCCGGAGGGTCTCGGTCTGTCGGGCGACGGAGTCGGATGCCTCGCGATCGCGGTCGTCGACGCGACGTAA
- the ispD gene encoding 2-C-methyl-D-erythritol 4-phosphate cytidylyltransferase, whose protein sequence is MGDAVVILVAAGRGERLGLEVPKAFAWLAGRPLIVHAAVSAFECPEVGSVIVAVPPGSEDEARRALESFGPCDVVVGGETRQASVRAALGSGAASSDVLVCHDAARPFASPALFGAVIGAVAAADGAVPVLPFVDTVKRVRDGFVTGTESRDELVVVQTPQAFRAEALRESHARAERDGVELTDDAGVLERTGYRVAAVPGEASNFKITTPEDLARAEAIASELARG, encoded by the coding sequence GTGGGCGACGCCGTCGTCATCTTGGTCGCTGCGGGACGGGGAGAACGCCTCGGGCTCGAGGTTCCGAAGGCGTTTGCATGGCTCGCCGGCCGCCCGTTGATCGTTCACGCGGCAGTATCCGCGTTCGAGTGTCCGGAAGTTGGCTCGGTCATCGTCGCCGTTCCCCCTGGGTCCGAGGACGAGGCGCGGCGCGCGCTGGAGTCGTTCGGTCCGTGCGATGTCGTGGTCGGGGGCGAGACACGTCAGGCATCCGTTCGAGCGGCGCTCGGCTCGGGCGCGGCGTCGAGCGACGTTCTCGTGTGCCATGACGCGGCGCGTCCGTTCGCGTCGCCGGCGCTGTTCGGCGCGGTGATCGGGGCGGTGGCCGCTGCGGACGGCGCCGTGCCGGTCCTCCCGTTCGTCGACACGGTCAAACGCGTCCGCGACGGGTTCGTCACAGGAACGGAATCTCGCGACGAACTCGTCGTCGTGCAGACGCCCCAGGCGTTCCGCGCCGAGGCGTTGCGTGAGTCTCATGCTCGAGCCGAACGCGATGGCGTCGAGCTCACCGACGACGCCGGCGTGCTCGAACGCACCGGCTATCGGGTGGCCGCAGTTCCCGGAGAAGCGTCGAACTTCAAGATCACGACGCCGGAGGATCTCGCGCGCGCCGAGGCGATCGCGTCGGAGCTCGCGCGTGGCTGA